The following are encoded in a window of Chthoniobacterales bacterium genomic DNA:
- a CDS encoding class I SAM-dependent methyltransferase, translated as MEKALAGIDSVVAFVNTAGLRGRGTLVHISRSLAVFEVYNPYSIIQLSEVLQELTVMRGEHVIYSGKGVVTSIVATGLMVIISVTLTDAWRNLEHLEPGPALKGELERFIHDWEEGQDLSESYQLVVNRFANFLAEASRWVTEAETAIVGQIEANPDKAASFRDSVQEPMAVKLAQHMSRFESEAAQVPPEEVQVYKAFARREIHPFMLCAPFAYRCYVKPLGYAGDYEMVNMMLKESPDIGTSTYARIFHDLTTDVAAAAAHRNRIDILVENIVAEAERVTDEQRIFTVLDVGCGPAVEVQRFIRNYDLANQSAIHLMDFNDETIAYTKGRTAAAMADSGRTPTMKFIQKSIDELLKDVHQDTGAFLPTYDMIYCAGLFDYFPDNVCRNLVALYYRWVRPGGLLLVTNVHPNNPERYTMEHLLEWYLIYRDEPQMATLAPKGTDPEVYADETGVNVFMRIRKPG; from the coding sequence GTGGAAAAAGCACTTGCCGGAATCGACAGCGTCGTAGCGTTCGTGAACACCGCGGGCCTCCGAGGGCGGGGAACTCTCGTTCATATCTCGAGATCGCTCGCGGTCTTCGAGGTCTACAACCCCTATTCCATTATCCAGCTCAGCGAGGTGCTCCAGGAACTCACGGTGATGCGCGGAGAGCACGTGATCTACAGTGGCAAGGGCGTCGTGACGAGCATCGTGGCCACGGGCCTCATGGTCATTATTTCGGTTACGCTCACCGATGCCTGGCGCAACCTCGAGCACCTGGAGCCCGGGCCCGCGCTCAAGGGCGAGCTCGAGCGATTCATTCACGACTGGGAGGAGGGACAGGATCTCTCGGAGAGCTACCAGCTCGTCGTGAATCGCTTTGCGAATTTTCTCGCGGAAGCCAGTCGCTGGGTGACCGAGGCGGAGACCGCCATCGTCGGGCAGATCGAGGCGAATCCCGACAAGGCGGCGAGTTTCCGCGACTCGGTGCAGGAGCCCATGGCCGTGAAACTTGCGCAGCACATGAGTCGCTTCGAGAGCGAGGCCGCCCAGGTGCCGCCGGAGGAAGTGCAGGTCTACAAGGCCTTTGCCCGCCGGGAGATTCACCCGTTCATGCTCTGCGCGCCATTCGCCTATCGCTGCTACGTGAAGCCGCTCGGCTACGCGGGTGACTACGAGATGGTGAACATGATGTTGAAGGAGTCGCCGGACATCGGCACCTCGACCTACGCGCGCATCTTCCACGATCTTACGACGGACGTCGCCGCCGCCGCCGCGCATCGCAACCGCATCGACATCCTCGTCGAAAACATCGTCGCCGAGGCCGAGCGGGTGACCGACGAGCAGCGCATCTTCACCGTGCTCGACGTGGGGTGCGGCCCGGCCGTCGAGGTGCAGCGCTTCATTCGCAACTACGACCTCGCGAACCAGAGCGCGATCCATCTCATGGATTTCAACGACGAGACGATCGCCTACACGAAGGGGCGCACTGCTGCGGCGATGGCGGACTCCGGGCGCACGCCGACGATGAAGTTCATCCAGAAGTCCATCGACGAGCTGCTGAAGGACGTGCACCAGGACACCGGCGCGTTCCTGCCGACCTACGACATGATCTACTGCGCGGGGTTGTTCGATTACTTCCCGGACAATGTCTGCCGGAACCTTGTCGCCCTGTATTATCGTTGGGTGCGTCCGGGTGGACTGCTTCTCGTTACGAACGTCCATCCCAATAATCCCGAGCGCTACACGATGGAGCATCTGCTCGAGTGGTATCTCATCTACCGCGACGAGCCGCAGATGGCCACGCTCGCGCCGAAGGGAACGGACCCCGAGGTCTACGCCGATGAAACCGGCGTGAACGTCTTCATGAGGATTCGCAAACCGGGATGA